GCCCCGGCTCCTCCACGCAGTGCCCCTTGCCGCACCTCGCCGTCTCGCACGCCGGACCTGCACCTGCACGTTCACGATCATCATATATGTCTCTGCAGCGACATGTGTACTTACGCCGGCGTGCAAGTTCTTCGTCGTCGTTGcactcaccggcggcgacggtggcgaccaCACCGAGCAGCAGAAGCAAGcaaccgccggcggcggccatggttggttggatggatcgatcaggGAAAGATGGGATGCGTGTAGGTGTTATTATGTACTACCCCGTTTCAGATTACTAGTTatttttgattttggtcaaagtctaACTGCATCAAGttgaaccaaatttatagaaaaatatagtaatatatttaacataagacagatatattataaaaatatattaaatctataatttaataaaactaatttggtgttgtagatattagtatatttatttataaatttggttaaatttatagtagtttaactttaatcaaaatcaaaatgatctataatctgaaacagagggagcaaGTGGCTTTGATCGGTTCAAACGAGGTTAGGGGTCTTGGGTTTCTTCACCTCAAACTGGTGATCTCCTTTGGATCTTTCAGAACCTTCTCTTTTGGACGCACTACAGGGAGAAATGGTCCAATTCAATTAGGTTCTCAAGTGATTTCAAACACATACCGCGAGAATTTGTCTGGTTACTGAAGAAATTAAACTGATTTTGTCAAAATTCTGTACGATCCCAACAGCATAATATAGGATGAGCAGTTAAAACTGAAAGTGTGGGCTCCTTCCGAATATAGGATGAGCAGTTAAAACTGAAAAAACACAATAGTACAATGCCATATGCCATTGAATTCCTACGGGCATTAAAAGCACAGTAATGTCTCAAAACTAAACACTATTGAGGAGTCAGGGCCCTCTTCCATGCAGCAGCATATTGCCCATTAGTCCAAACAACTacagttttttctttctttcagaaTTTAGACAAATCATGCTGTTCCAGCTTGCAGATCAAGGCCTTGTACACCAGTCAGTAGTCTTCGGTACCAGCATAATGTCACAGGTTACTCTTAGAATATACTCTACACTGTTTCTTGTTAACCCAACCAACAGGAATAGACTACATTTTGAACAGCTTCTTGTGAACTTTCAACACCAGCCGACACGTTAGTGAGACTCTCGTCGCAGTCCTACGGTAGACGCCACTTTGCTCAAGGCTGCAAGACTCATCTGTGTTCCCCTGCCCATCACCAGAATTTAGATGCTTGAATTCTGGGCACTGTAACATATTGGCGACCTGCCAATGAGACAAAAGTATTAGGTTTTCTATGTACGAGATTTGCTCAAATGTTTGTCAAATAAATGTACAAGTGATTTACAGAGTTTGAAACTGTGGCACCTTGTCTAGGTTTTGTAGCTCATTATCTCGTATTCCATGCAGGTAGTCTGCAAAACTCAtcaaatatcaaaaaaaaaaaagttttcaaatgtgCCTAGATGAGCAGAAAAGAAATGTACTCATCTAACCTGTATAAGCCTGATCTTTGAATATCAGCAGGCTGCACGGCATCAGAAGAAGTGATGAAGAAGCAGGGTCAGTTTCATTTGCACCTTCAAGATTATGGGAACCATTGCTCTCTGTTGTAGTTGCCTGCGACTCTCCAGAGTGTGCATTTTGGGGATCTGTAAAGTCCTCCCCTTTAAGCCTTTGATGAGGGGTAAAGTCAATCACAACCGGTGAAGCAAGAGAAATTATAGCAACAACAGGGAAGTAGGCAGGACCATCTTGGTGTGGCTGAAATGTGCAATGTTACTTGTAGTTCAGTGTACGgcaaaaaataatatgatgCCAGGGGAAAAAACAATAAGGAGCTGGAAACTACAAACCATGATCCCTTGATTTGGATGATACTCATTAATTAAAACATGATTGATTGCTGAAGGAAATAAACCAGTCCATTGGCAGATTCGGTCGGTTATCTTTGTTAGCCATGAAGGTACTGCAGTATGAGATGCACATTCAGTTTAATTTCACTgatatatagattgatacttCAATAATAAAATGTTGCATATTTCAAAAAGTAAAATGTGAGCATACTTGTAATCATCCAAGTATCACTGTTTTTCAAATAAGCATGGAATACCAGAAAATAATTGCAGTCcacaaaataagaaatatagtCATTTAGGGAACCTTTTTGGACTAGCTTGAACTACTGCTTCAGTTTATGCATTTTTTAAAGATAAGCTAGGCCAAAGGTGAAGGTTTCTAAGGCCTTACATTTAAGCCTAAATCCTCATTGCACTAGAAGCCTCAAATAAGTTGGATCCAGTCAGAGGGGCTGTAAATTGAAGCCCTTAAGTAAGGTAATTTGGGAAATCTTGAGTTGTGCCAAACTAGCCAATAGATGTTCATGACATTGTTACTGTAAACTACTCTGCTGGCCAAGAAAGAGCTTGATGCTGTTTGAAACGGTTTTACACGGCAACCCCGGTGATTGTTAAGCTTTATTCTAGGAGTTAATTCTCAATCACCTAAGGAACTTCATTTGAGCAGATTACAGAGGGAGACCCAAATTTTAGTTCTGTTTATGCAGTGTTCAGACAAGAAACCTTGTGGCATCCAAGCCCTTAATATAGACAAGCTGTTAATGCTTACAGTTTGAACAAGAAgatctttttagataatgaatcaAAAGGTCAATAACTTAAAAGGGGATCACTTTAAGTTATGCAATATCTTCTTGTCTAATCACATAAAACAACACCACGAAATTCATATCACTTCAATCATGCAATATCCTGTCTAATCACACTAGATAAACCACAAAGTTGAGCTAAAATTTGCAAGCTTTGATTGCTATATACTCACATGCCTGCGGCAGGAGCCCCTTCTCATGCACCACTCCTCCTGCAGAAACCAACAAATCGAATTCAGTCAAAAACTCAAAACCTTGCTCATTGCAAAGCaaaaggaaaggggaaaaaaaggggcTCTTCCAAGCGAGGGATCAGACTTCAGAGAAGAGAGTAACACGCACCCCAGTTCTGCAGCCTCCGGTTCTTGAGCGACTTCCACTTGGGCGCTGGCGCCTGGTAAATCTGCATCCCCCCGCGAGCACCAGACGCATCAAAACCACAAGATCACAgagacacacaaaaaaaaaaaagcaagcaaTCCGGGGAGGAATACATGGTGGAGAAGCTGGGACTGCTCGGCGTCGGAGATGAAGCCGGGGACGTAGAGGAGGGTCGGGATGGGGCCGACGGCGTAGTCCGCGAGGCTcatcagcggcggcgccgccgccgccgatgattCTTGGGTCGTCTTGTCGTCctccattgctgctgctgctgcttggagagtttggactttggagtcgaggagaggagacgagagAAGAGGAGGCAGGTTGCCGTGCTCGGATCGGATCCGTGGGCCGTGCGGTTATTACGTGGGCTGTTTAGCGTGGGCCTTCTCATTATACTTCTGTGGGCTGTATAGCGTGGGCCTTttaattaggaataagttcactttaagtTTCTCATATTGGCGTCCAGTTTGGATTACGGccatgtttctttcagcttgggattattataatccagattatttgaagtaaactgaaagaaacagacaatttattgaagtagcttattataatccggggtccagcttattataatctgataagctcatttaggtgagctttttctagattattgggtgaaaaattacccaccatgccaccccactctctCTTTAGACTtacaaacccaataatctaggctctgataatctaggaaagaaacaactaaccacttattctactacagattataacaatctagcttatagtaatctgactcaataatctagattataataatcccaagctgaaagaaacagggcctacgTACTTGAAAACCGCAATACcaaatattttatttcctttttgacTTTCAGTGCCACGCCACTCAAAACCGGTCTCAATACTATCTCAAGACCTTGTGTATTTTGGTTCTGTAAGTTAATGGATAGTACATTATATCTGGTATTATGGTTTAAGGATGTGATCTAAACTTGACAAGATGAGGGAACTCAAAGTGAACTTGTTCCTTTTCATTACATTTCTGTGGGCTTTGTGCCGCTGGCAGCCAGCCCGCTCTCCCCATCGGCATGTCGCCACCGGTTCGCCACTGAGTTATTTCACATATAAAACATTTATGTGTTTTTAGCGACTTGTAAAGataatgttgaaaaagaaatcaTGTTGAAAGTACCATAAAATCAACTTCGAAACAAAGTATTAGAATTTAAGTTTTGGCAGTGGCCGATTT
The sequence above is drawn from the Oryza glaberrima chromosome 10, OglaRS2, whole genome shotgun sequence genome and encodes:
- the LOC127786068 gene encoding uncharacterized protein LOC127786068 produces the protein MEDDKTTQESSAAAAPPLMSLADYAVGPIPTLLYVPGFISDAEQSQLLHHIYQAPAPKWKSLKNRRLQNWGGVVHEKGLLPQALPSWLTKITDRICQWTGLFPSAINHVLINEYHPNQGIMPHQDGPAYFPVVAIISLASPVVIDFTPHQRLKGEDFTDPQNAHSGESQATTTESNGSHNLEGANETDPASSSLLLMPCSLLIFKDQAYTDYLHGIRDNELQNLDKVANMLQCPEFKHLNSGDGQGNTDESCSLEQSGVYRRTATRVSLTCRLVLKVHKKLFKM